The following are encoded together in the Streptomyces sp. NBC_00341 genome:
- a CDS encoding polysialyltransferase family glycosyltransferase: MSSSRERTTQIFFASTLYGTATLAAALDAGLFEDAGRRVLLVSNNAAIPETATALDAMPGFDVLRGRFDDVVSWNATIAPHHPGAWSPRPDDVPLWERHLRLAWGLGDDAVELAVESVQVDPAMAVAQIFTGVPVDVYADGLMSYGPTRNKIDPLVGTRVRRLLHLDLVPGLRPLLLTEFGVEPGIVPTDAFLKVLGELGDAPDVAAGVPSVEAPALLLGQYLSALGLISAAEEEELHLRMMRGAVRLGHSRLVFKPHPTAPAQWSRGMEAEAARLGAELTVLDAGVLTAPVLAEVLYRRMRPALVVGCFSTALLTASAFYGLPVARVGTETLLERLTPFENSNRVPVTLVDALVPDLEDPAPVPAGPAVAPDGLNDLVRAVGFAMQPKIYPGLRPVAERYLAARPAAATRRYFKRRRLTALALPGGVPQQLGFLPRSAAVRRVARRAKALRPGAKR, encoded by the coding sequence GTGAGCAGCAGCCGGGAACGTACGACGCAGATCTTCTTCGCCTCCACCCTCTACGGCACGGCCACGCTCGCCGCCGCCCTGGACGCCGGGCTCTTCGAGGACGCCGGGCGCCGCGTCCTGCTCGTCTCGAACAACGCGGCGATCCCGGAGACGGCGACCGCCCTCGACGCGATGCCCGGGTTCGACGTGCTGCGCGGCCGGTTCGACGACGTCGTGTCGTGGAACGCGACGATCGCCCCGCACCACCCGGGCGCCTGGTCGCCGCGCCCGGACGACGTACCGCTGTGGGAACGGCATCTGCGGCTCGCCTGGGGGCTGGGCGACGACGCCGTCGAGCTCGCCGTGGAGTCGGTCCAGGTCGACCCGGCCATGGCGGTCGCCCAGATCTTCACCGGCGTACCGGTCGATGTGTACGCGGACGGGCTGATGAGCTACGGACCGACCCGGAACAAGATCGACCCGCTGGTCGGCACCCGGGTGCGGCGGCTGCTCCACCTCGACCTGGTGCCGGGGCTGCGGCCCCTGCTGCTGACGGAGTTCGGCGTGGAGCCGGGGATCGTGCCGACCGACGCGTTCCTCAAGGTGCTCGGCGAGCTGGGCGACGCGCCGGACGTCGCGGCGGGTGTGCCCTCCGTGGAGGCGCCCGCGCTGCTGCTCGGCCAGTACCTCTCCGCGCTCGGCCTGATCAGCGCGGCCGAGGAGGAGGAGCTGCATCTGCGGATGATGCGCGGCGCGGTCCGGCTCGGCCACTCCCGGCTGGTGTTCAAACCGCATCCGACGGCCCCGGCGCAGTGGTCGCGGGGCATGGAGGCGGAGGCTGCGAGGCTCGGCGCCGAGCTGACCGTGCTGGACGCGGGGGTGCTCACCGCCCCGGTCCTGGCCGAGGTGCTGTACCGGCGGATGCGGCCCGCGCTGGTCGTCGGCTGCTTCTCGACGGCGCTGCTCACGGCGTCCGCGTTCTACGGGCTGCCGGTGGCCCGGGTCGGTACGGAGACCCTGCTGGAGCGGCTGACGCCGTTCGAGAACAGCAACCGGGTCCCGGTCACCCTGGTGGACGCGCTGGTGCCGGACCTGGAGGACCCCGCCCCGGTCCCGGCCGGTCCGGCGGTGGCGCCGGACGGGCTGAACGACCTGGTGCGGGCGGTCGGCTTCGCCATGCAGCCGAAGATCTACCCGGGGCTCCGGCCGGTCGCGGAGCGGTATCTCGCCGCCCGTCCGGCGGCCGCGACCCGGCGCTACTTCAAGCGCAGGCGGCTGACCGCGCTCGCGCTGCCGGGCGGGGTGCCGCAGCAGCTCGGGTTCCTGCCGCGCAGTGCGGCGGTGCGCCGGGTGGCGCGGCGCGCGAAGGCGCTGCGGCCGGGCGCCAAGCGGTAG
- a CDS encoding glycosyltransferase has product MTTTPPAGAPVQPAPANALTGKRRVAFASFVDENYLPGFLTLLRSLALSNPGVCEDFIVLHDGLRPASVARIRELHPRADFRRVDAAHYDSYAKGDQDNYLVRKAYFILDVFRVRDYDTVITLDTDMVVLGALDELLRLREGLAAVPQFFYGQHKLNSGLLVIQREYLSDAFCARIDETGRSGAYELDKHDQGILNAVLDGDFVQLDSRYNFVKRRLSGDLPVPDTTAILHFTGRHKPWQGGEAGYGQAEDRWREFELSDAEFHAAYLARPGAKHHDLLVHYGTPHVRRTADPDSARRVATAHVVAGEYQEAAELLGSVRIPVDEAWPHEVLGHALMSVSRYEEARAQLLLAAAAPNRAATAFSRLAQIAWIHGDDTSAARYALDGLGVDPTHRANRLMYKRTRDAEAPAEGTPDDQLAHVAFYMDRQGNAGDKLLPESVRLAFGRDTGPARWHSVHAHRLFDEAALERVNARRGLVIGGGGLFIPDTAPNGNSGWQWNVPDALLERIDVPVMVYAVGFNAFDGQAYGHGRERFLSSLRKLVERSAFFGLRNHGSIAKVRELLPASLHDKVRFQPCPTTVTRQLVDGWTDPAERENTVLINAAYDRSGLRFGHDYGHFLAEMATAVKGLGTYAEVKCVAHSLDDERIAFDLRREHGIALPVIPMYDFGNDAIRDTYARTKLVIGMRGHAGMIPFGCGTPVISLISHPKMAYFLADIERPEWGISVHDRHLGARLVERAAGLLDDHAAAVADVHGRQQELWKVTEANAADLQLIQAGVRV; this is encoded by the coding sequence ATGACGACAACGCCCCCTGCCGGAGCCCCCGTACAGCCCGCGCCCGCCAACGCGCTCACCGGCAAGCGCCGGGTCGCCTTCGCGAGCTTCGTGGACGAGAACTACCTGCCCGGCTTCCTCACCCTGCTGCGCAGCCTCGCCCTGTCCAACCCCGGCGTCTGCGAGGACTTCATCGTCCTGCACGACGGACTGCGCCCCGCGTCCGTCGCCCGCATCCGGGAGCTGCACCCGCGCGCCGACTTCCGCCGGGTCGACGCCGCGCACTACGACTCCTACGCCAAGGGCGACCAGGACAACTACCTGGTGCGCAAGGCCTACTTCATCCTGGACGTGTTCCGGGTGCGCGACTACGACACCGTGATCACCCTGGACACCGACATGGTGGTCCTCGGCGCGCTGGACGAACTTCTGCGGCTGCGCGAGGGACTCGCGGCCGTTCCGCAGTTCTTCTACGGGCAGCACAAGCTCAACAGCGGGCTGCTGGTCATCCAGCGCGAGTACCTGAGCGACGCGTTCTGCGCCCGGATCGACGAGACCGGCCGCTCGGGCGCGTACGAGCTGGACAAGCACGACCAGGGCATCCTGAACGCCGTGCTCGACGGTGACTTCGTGCAGCTCGACTCCCGCTACAACTTCGTCAAGCGGCGGCTCTCCGGCGACCTACCGGTGCCCGACACCACCGCGATCCTGCACTTCACCGGCCGGCACAAGCCCTGGCAGGGCGGCGAGGCCGGGTACGGGCAGGCCGAGGACCGCTGGCGCGAGTTCGAGCTGTCCGACGCCGAGTTCCACGCCGCCTACCTCGCCCGGCCCGGCGCCAAGCACCACGACCTGCTGGTGCACTACGGCACCCCGCACGTCCGCCGCACCGCGGACCCCGACAGCGCCCGCCGGGTCGCCACCGCGCACGTCGTCGCCGGTGAGTACCAGGAGGCGGCCGAACTCCTCGGCTCGGTCCGCATCCCCGTGGACGAGGCCTGGCCGCACGAGGTGCTCGGCCACGCGCTGATGAGCGTCTCCCGCTACGAGGAGGCCCGCGCCCAGCTCCTGCTGGCCGCCGCCGCCCCCAACCGGGCCGCGACCGCCTTCTCGCGGCTCGCCCAGATCGCCTGGATCCACGGCGACGACACGAGCGCGGCGCGGTACGCCCTCGACGGGCTCGGCGTCGACCCCACCCACCGGGCGAACCGGCTGATGTACAAGCGCACCCGGGACGCCGAGGCCCCGGCGGAGGGGACGCCCGACGATCAACTGGCCCATGTCGCCTTCTACATGGACCGGCAGGGCAACGCCGGCGACAAGCTCCTCCCGGAAAGCGTCCGCCTCGCCTTCGGCCGCGACACCGGGCCGGCCCGCTGGCACTCCGTCCACGCCCACAGGCTGTTCGACGAGGCCGCGCTGGAACGCGTCAACGCCCGGCGCGGGCTGGTCATCGGCGGCGGCGGCCTGTTCATCCCGGACACCGCGCCGAACGGCAACAGCGGCTGGCAGTGGAACGTCCCCGACGCGTTGCTGGAGCGGATCGACGTACCCGTCATGGTGTACGCGGTCGGCTTCAACGCCTTCGACGGCCAGGCGTACGGGCACGGCCGGGAGCGGTTCCTCTCCTCACTGCGCAAGCTGGTGGAGCGCTCCGCGTTCTTCGGGCTCCGCAACCACGGCTCGATCGCGAAGGTGCGCGAGCTGCTGCCCGCCTCGCTGCACGACAAGGTCCGCTTCCAGCCCTGCCCCACCACCGTCACCCGGCAGCTGGTGGACGGCTGGACCGACCCCGCCGAGCGCGAGAACACCGTGCTCATCAACGCCGCGTACGACCGCTCCGGGCTCCGCTTCGGCCACGACTACGGGCACTTCCTCGCCGAGATGGCCACCGCCGTGAAGGGGCTCGGCACGTACGCCGAGGTGAAGTGCGTCGCCCACTCGCTGGACGACGAGCGGATCGCGTTCGACCTGCGGCGCGAGCACGGCATCGCGCTGCCGGTGATCCCGATGTACGACTTCGGCAACGACGCGATCCGGGACACCTACGCCCGGACGAAGCTGGTCATCGGGATGCGCGGGCACGCGGGCATGATCCCGTTCGGCTGCGGCACCCCGGTCATCAGCCTGATCTCGCACCCGAAGATGGCGTACTTCCTGGCCGACATCGAGCGGCCCGAGTGGGGCATCTCCGTCCACGACCGGCACCTCGGGGCGCGGCTGGTGGAGCGGGCGGCCGGGCTGCTGGACGACCACGCGGCGGCGGTGGCCGATGTGCACGGACGCCAGCAGGAACTGTGGAAGGTCACGGAGGCGAACGCCGCGGACCTCCAGCTGATCCAGGCGGGCGTGCGCGTCTGA
- a CDS encoding FAD-dependent monooxygenase, which produces MELNSVKETGVLIVGAGPCGLALACDLARRGVPALLVEQAPALFPGSRGKGIQPRTREVLDDLGVGDAVREHGGPAPVGMAWQSGERMGEHRMFRVAAPTDAEPYGEPWLMPQWRTQEILLARLRELGGDVVFDTALTGLAQDPDGVTAELSTGPVRASYLVAADGGRSTVRRALGIAMTGETVDPAPMLVADVRIAGDALDRLNWHLMNTDAGFITLCPLPGTADFQLAAQFKEGEPDTSAEGVRALVAARTHLEAADVTEVRWSSDFRPRAALADRFREGRVFLAGDAAHVHSPAGGQGLNTSVQDAYNLGWKLGRVLNHGASPALLDTYEQERRPVAAEVLGLSTRIHRGEQERGAAAQQLGIGYRGGPLSSGRAGVLEAGDRAPDGPSGDRRLFDVYRGPHFTLLAVGADAELPESAAAEGLLVHRVDAYEAYGEGLFLVRPDGYLGWAGEDVTGLAGYLAPLGLDLKRG; this is translated from the coding sequence ATGGAACTTAACAGCGTTAAGGAAACTGGGGTCCTGATCGTCGGCGCCGGTCCGTGCGGTCTCGCCCTCGCCTGCGACCTGGCCCGCCGGGGCGTGCCCGCCCTCCTCGTGGAGCAGGCCCCCGCGCTCTTCCCCGGCTCGCGCGGCAAGGGCATCCAGCCCCGCACCCGGGAGGTGCTGGACGACCTCGGGGTGGGCGACGCGGTCCGCGAGCACGGCGGTCCGGCGCCGGTCGGGATGGCCTGGCAGAGCGGCGAGCGGATGGGCGAGCACCGGATGTTCCGGGTGGCGGCGCCGACGGACGCGGAGCCGTACGGGGAGCCGTGGCTGATGCCGCAGTGGCGGACCCAGGAGATCCTGCTGGCCCGGCTGCGGGAGCTCGGCGGGGACGTGGTGTTCGACACCGCGCTGACCGGCCTCGCCCAGGACCCGGACGGGGTCACCGCCGAGCTGTCCACCGGTCCGGTCCGCGCCTCCTACCTGGTCGCGGCGGACGGCGGGCGCTCCACGGTGCGGCGGGCGCTGGGCATCGCGATGACCGGGGAGACGGTGGACCCGGCACCGATGCTGGTGGCCGACGTACGGATCGCCGGGGACGCGCTGGACCGGCTCAACTGGCACCTGATGAACACCGACGCCGGGTTCATCACGCTGTGCCCGCTGCCCGGCACGGCGGACTTCCAGCTGGCCGCCCAGTTCAAGGAGGGCGAGCCCGACACCTCGGCCGAGGGGGTGCGCGCGCTGGTCGCCGCACGCACGCACCTGGAGGCGGCGGACGTCACCGAGGTGCGCTGGTCCTCCGACTTCCGGCCGCGCGCCGCCCTGGCCGACCGCTTCCGCGAGGGCCGGGTCTTCCTGGCCGGGGACGCGGCCCACGTCCACTCCCCGGCGGGCGGACAGGGGCTGAACACCAGCGTCCAGGACGCGTACAACCTCGGCTGGAAGCTCGGCCGGGTGCTGAACCACGGCGCGTCCCCGGCCCTGCTGGACACGTACGAGCAGGAGCGCCGCCCGGTCGCCGCCGAGGTGCTCGGCCTGTCCACCCGGATCCACCGCGGCGAGCAGGAGCGCGGCGCGGCTGCCCAGCAGCTCGGCATCGGCTACCGGGGCGGTCCGCTCTCCTCCGGCCGCGCGGGCGTCCTGGAGGCCGGTGACCGCGCCCCCGACGGGCCCTCCGGCGACCGGCGGCTGTTCGACGTCTACCGGGGCCCGCACTTCACGCTGCTGGCGGTCGGCGCCGACGCGGAGCTGCCGGAGTCCGCGGCTGCGGAAGGGCTCCTGGTGCACCGCGTCGACGCGTACGAGGCGTACGGCGAGGGGCTGTTCCTGGTCCGGCCGGACGGCTACCTCGGCTGGGCGGGCGAGGACGTCACCGGGCTCGCGGGCTACCTGGCACCGCTGGGCCTTGACCTCAAGCGCGGTTGA
- a CDS encoding TetR/AcrR family transcriptional regulator C-terminal domain-containing protein encodes MGTTKIDRSRVADTALRLLNEVGLDGLTLRAIARELDVKAPALYWHFKDKQALLDEMATVMHRRMVEGGLPGPTPQGWQEQLVAYNLGLRRGLLRYRDGAKVYGGAKFTGTDYADGLEGHLRTMVDAGFELWQAVRAGTTAYSYTMGFVSEEQGVRPMPDQQREGFDVTERAERLARYPLAAAAGSEIFANYDERFEDGLRLIIAGIEARYGGAEDPGHTS; translated from the coding sequence GTGGGTACGACGAAGATCGACCGGTCCCGGGTGGCCGACACGGCGCTGCGGCTGCTGAACGAGGTGGGCCTGGACGGGCTCACCCTGCGCGCCATCGCCAGGGAGCTGGACGTCAAGGCGCCCGCGCTCTACTGGCACTTCAAGGACAAGCAGGCGCTGCTCGACGAGATGGCCACCGTGATGCACCGCCGGATGGTCGAGGGGGGCCTGCCGGGGCCGACGCCGCAGGGCTGGCAGGAGCAGCTCGTCGCGTACAACCTCGGGCTGCGTCGCGGACTGCTGCGCTACCGCGACGGGGCGAAGGTCTACGGGGGCGCGAAGTTCACCGGCACCGACTACGCCGACGGGCTCGAAGGGCATCTGCGGACCATGGTCGACGCGGGCTTCGAGCTGTGGCAGGCGGTCCGGGCCGGTACCACCGCGTACTCCTACACGATGGGCTTCGTCAGCGAGGAACAGGGCGTGCGCCCGATGCCGGACCAGCAGCGGGAGGGCTTCGACGTCACCGAACGCGCCGAACGGCTGGCCCGCTACCCGCTCGCCGCGGCGGCCGGCTCCGAGATCTTCGCCAACTACGACGAACGCTTCGAGGACGGCCTGCGGCTGATCATCGCGGGCATCGAGGCGCGGTACGGGGGCGCTGAGGACCCCGGCCACACGTCCTAG
- a CDS encoding M23 family metallopeptidase: MVNTQGIGPLWYTGVALLVVGQIMRMTLIRAQRPLRAREPLLLRLPVTGRWLALNGPATKVPSHTHSHAQTYAIDLKYVPEGSGRGVTRQAPPFRWLWPLARRPRLYPTYGMPLLAPADGVVVATAGRQRDHLSRMSLPAFLYLYLEGFIRSLGWPSHLLGNYIILDLGEGVYAVFAHLRRGSLRVAAGARVTAGQEIAECGNSGNSSEPHLHFQLMDGPDVMTARGVPFAWHYRDDDGVERIGVPEDTTHCVPVAPLPDRSA; encoded by the coding sequence GTGGTGAATACGCAAGGGATCGGCCCGCTCTGGTACACCGGTGTGGCGCTGCTGGTCGTCGGCCAGATCATGCGCATGACCCTCATCCGCGCCCAGCGCCCCCTCCGGGCCCGTGAGCCGCTGCTCCTCCGCCTCCCTGTCACCGGGCGTTGGCTGGCGCTCAACGGCCCGGCCACGAAGGTCCCCAGCCACACCCACAGCCATGCTCAGACATACGCCATCGATCTGAAGTACGTACCCGAGGGAAGCGGCCGGGGAGTCACGCGGCAGGCGCCGCCCTTCCGTTGGCTCTGGCCGCTCGCCCGGCGCCCCCGCCTCTATCCCACCTACGGGATGCCGCTGCTCGCCCCCGCCGACGGGGTCGTCGTCGCCACCGCGGGAAGGCAGCGGGACCATCTGTCGCGCATGTCGCTCCCCGCCTTCCTCTATCTCTACCTGGAAGGCTTCATCCGCAGTCTCGGCTGGCCGAGCCATCTGTTGGGGAACTACATCATCCTGGACCTCGGTGAGGGCGTGTACGCGGTCTTCGCCCATCTGCGGCGCGGCTCACTGCGCGTGGCCGCGGGCGCCCGGGTGACGGCGGGCCAGGAGATCGCGGAGTGCGGCAACTCCGGCAACTCGTCCGAGCCCCACCTGCACTTCCAGCTCATGGACGGACCGGATGTGATGACGGCACGAGGCGTGCCGTTCGCGTGGCACTACCGCGACGACGACGGCGTGGAACGCATCGGTGTGCCCGAGGACACCACCCACTGCGTTCCCGTCGCACCCCTGCCGGACCGCTCGGCGTGA
- a CDS encoding YfhO family protein: MRTPPILRSPRATAAALAAVLTVVTVCVGDAVARSYPFGPRTRSVNDLGNQFVPFHAHLWDLLHGSGDGGLLLNWQSGFGTSFLPDLGTYLSSPFALLVGVFPRDRIDLAVYVVTLVKTGVAAAAMTWLLTALRRGRGREWAAAVLGASYALCGWSVAEAAYNPMWLDGLIAFPLLCLAGEWARTARRPVLGTLLVTLAWVSNFYTAYMATLGAALVLVVRLLLEDGASRERLRGLVRAVRTVALGIGLAAPVLLPVFLGTEHAYPGWTREFAPAAWPDAAARLLPATYGFFSPAVFLGTGALLLACVLAFHRGVPRAERWVWPGLVAAVALSMQWGPTHLLWHAFATPNGSPFRQTFVFSGIVVIAAWTSVARGWPDRRALLGGGGVLVLIAASAAPSALVTRWTYPLFAAGLVAALCALALVRGGRFLALAVLLLVGAQAGQAAATTAYADRQRLKQLDDYAPWGERQRLQADAVAGADGWPRYRTDPGLEQSTTNDPLTVGGQGEAYYSSHTPDVTTRTFLALGGGFTSRGRALQSLDNPVTDAVFSVGARVHVPRDPHQVWNRPDDRPVTVTRSDVPPLVTVRPSAGPAQPFGRSPFRNQEELLGAPVYTLPRTVLRSADGTAATDRNAYAYEVRSGTYTLSASCPAGSEVFLWAPDLFGTARLGSAGEPADLRGDLPTRRAGMLPLGPGAGRIAVTLRAERDGTVPHEAVGCLDPGHLAAAVAGLKRTGATRVTVSGSGVHAELPPGTEGVAVLAAPRIAGWSCDGRPAGSYLGLVAVPVGGGRTAVDCSFRPPGLRAGTLTGAAALVALLATAFGPAALTRIRRRRRG; the protein is encoded by the coding sequence ATGAGGACTCCGCCGATTCTCCGATCGCCGCGCGCCACGGCAGCGGCCCTGGCCGCCGTGCTCACCGTCGTCACCGTCTGCGTGGGCGACGCGGTGGCCCGCAGCTACCCGTTCGGCCCGCGCACGCGCAGCGTGAACGACCTGGGCAACCAGTTCGTACCGTTCCACGCCCACCTCTGGGACCTGCTGCACGGCAGCGGGGACGGCGGGCTGCTGCTGAACTGGCAGTCCGGCTTCGGCACGAGCTTCCTGCCCGATCTCGGTACGTATCTGAGCAGCCCGTTCGCCCTGCTCGTCGGGGTGTTCCCGAGGGACCGCATCGACCTGGCCGTCTACGTGGTCACGCTGGTCAAGACGGGGGTGGCGGCGGCGGCGATGACGTGGCTGCTCACCGCGTTGCGGCGGGGGCGCGGCCGGGAGTGGGCGGCGGCCGTGCTCGGCGCCTCGTACGCGCTGTGCGGCTGGTCGGTCGCGGAGGCGGCGTACAACCCGATGTGGCTGGACGGGCTGATCGCCTTCCCGCTGCTGTGCCTGGCCGGTGAGTGGGCGCGGACCGCGCGGCGGCCGGTGCTCGGGACGCTCCTGGTGACGCTCGCCTGGGTGTCCAACTTCTACACCGCGTACATGGCCACGCTCGGGGCCGCGCTGGTGCTGGTGGTGCGGCTGCTACTGGAGGACGGGGCGTCGCGGGAGCGGCTGCGGGGTCTGGTGCGCGCGGTGCGGACGGTGGCGCTCGGCATCGGTCTGGCCGCGCCGGTCCTGCTGCCGGTCTTCCTCGGCACCGAGCACGCCTACCCGGGCTGGACGCGGGAGTTCGCCCCCGCCGCCTGGCCCGATGCGGCGGCCCGGCTGCTGCCGGCCACGTACGGATTCTTCAGTCCGGCGGTCTTCCTGGGCACGGGCGCCCTCCTGCTCGCCTGTGTGCTCGCGTTCCACCGGGGCGTGCCGCGCGCCGAGCGGTGGGTGTGGCCGGGGCTGGTGGCGGCGGTCGCGCTGTCCATGCAGTGGGGGCCGACCCATCTGCTCTGGCACGCCTTCGCGACACCGAACGGCAGCCCGTTCCGGCAGACGTTCGTGTTCTCCGGCATCGTGGTGATCGCCGCCTGGACGTCGGTGGCCCGAGGCTGGCCGGACCGGCGGGCGCTGCTGGGAGGCGGCGGGGTGCTGGTGCTGATCGCGGCGTCGGCCGCGCCCAGCGCACTGGTCACCCGGTGGACCTATCCGCTGTTCGCCGCGGGCCTGGTGGCGGCACTCTGCGCCCTCGCGCTGGTGCGCGGCGGCAGGTTCCTGGCGCTCGCGGTGCTGCTGCTGGTGGGGGCGCAGGCCGGGCAGGCCGCCGCCACCACGGCGTACGCCGACCGGCAGCGGCTGAAGCAGCTCGACGACTACGCGCCCTGGGGCGAGCGCCAGCGCCTCCAGGCAGACGCGGTGGCGGGCGCCGACGGCTGGCCGCGCTACCGCACGGACCCGGGCCTGGAACAGAGCACCACCAACGACCCGTTGACGGTCGGCGGCCAGGGCGAGGCCTACTACAGCAGCCATACGCCGGACGTGACGACCCGCACCTTCCTCGCGCTCGGCGGCGGCTTCACCTCGCGCGGCCGGGCACTCCAGAGCCTGGACAACCCGGTGACCGACGCGGTGTTCTCGGTCGGCGCCCGGGTCCACGTGCCGCGCGATCCGCACCAGGTCTGGAACCGCCCCGACGACCGGCCGGTGACCGTGACCCGGAGCGACGTCCCGCCGCTGGTGACGGTACGGCCGTCCGCCGGGCCTGCCCAGCCCTTCGGGCGCTCGCCGTTCCGGAACCAGGAGGAGCTGCTCGGCGCCCCGGTGTACACGCTGCCGCGGACCGTGCTGCGCTCCGCGGACGGGACGGCCGCCACGGACCGGAACGCCTACGCGTACGAGGTGCGGTCCGGCACGTACACCCTGAGCGCGAGCTGCCCGGCCGGCAGCGAGGTGTTCCTGTGGGCGCCCGATCTGTTCGGCACCGCCCGGCTGGGCAGTGCCGGTGAACCGGCCGATCTGCGGGGCGACCTGCCCACCCGCCGGGCCGGGATGCTGCCGCTGGGGCCGGGTGCGGGCCGGATCGCCGTGACGTTGCGGGCGGAGCGGGACGGGACCGTTCCGCACGAGGCCGTCGGCTGCCTGGATCCGGGGCACCTCGCCGCCGCGGTGGCGGGGCTGAAGCGCACGGGGGCGACGCGGGTCACGGTCTCCGGCAGCGGTGTGCACGCCGAACTCCCGCCGGGCACCGAGGGGGTGGCCGTGCTGGCCGCGCCCCGGATCGCGGGCTGGAGCTGCGACGGGCGCCCGGCCGGCTCGTACCTCGGGCTCGTCGCGGTGCCGGTGGGCGGGGGCCGGACGGCGGTGGACTGCTCGTTCCGGCCGCCGGGACTGCGGGCCGGGACGCTCACCGGGGCCGCCGCACTGGTGGCGCTGCTGGCCACGGCGTTCGGTCCGGCGGCGCTGACCCGGATACGGAGACGGCGGCGCGGCTGA
- a CDS encoding MarR family winged helix-turn-helix transcriptional regulator, with amino-acid sequence MDYSHDDEGLARQPIGYWSWAVHTATVGHIRSALAEHGLTQPRWWVLSQLADADDSGRPRAEVVDLLRGYLDVGDGMEPEVDALIDQALITQDAGTRLRLTPEGSELRTRAYARVSRAIAEIHDGIPPEEFVRTMKVLQRMIHNVGGKAWHH; translated from the coding sequence ATGGACTACTCACATGACGACGAAGGGCTCGCCAGGCAGCCGATCGGCTACTGGAGCTGGGCCGTACACACCGCGACCGTGGGCCACATCCGGTCCGCCCTCGCCGAACACGGTCTGACGCAGCCCCGCTGGTGGGTGCTGAGCCAACTGGCCGACGCGGACGATTCGGGCCGCCCCCGGGCGGAGGTGGTCGACCTGCTCCGCGGCTACCTCGACGTCGGGGACGGCATGGAGCCCGAGGTCGACGCCCTGATCGACCAGGCCCTGATAACCCAGGACGCCGGCACCCGGCTGCGGCTGACCCCCGAGGGCAGCGAGCTGCGCACCCGGGCCTACGCACGCGTCTCGCGGGCGATCGCGGAGATCCACGACGGCATCCCGCCCGAGGAGTTCGTCCGCACCATGAAGGTGCTCCAGCGCATGATCCACAACGTCGGCGGCAAGGCCTGGCACCACTGA